The Halanaerobiales bacterium genome includes a region encoding these proteins:
- a CDS encoding ATP-binding protein — protein sequence MLKWNNFSLKKQLIIIFVIIQILILSVIYFYFTDRQSEFYIEQLKVSLKNEAKLIISKEIINIDANNLNKKTRNRLDKWSKKWGKEIDARITMINKDGKVIADSTYNPEKMDNHLNRPEIQEVIKDSESGSAIRRSDTLKIDMLYMALPVIKNGEIVAFMRLAKSLEEINNVVKENLKNYIIFFLIVLIFSLILLGRFTSDLIKPIQKMSKIAAKIADGNYGESINLKSHSKEIDKMTQQFNLMSKKLEKKINEISEEKNKAEAILSSMVDGVIATDENGEIMLINPAAREMLFIDEKHVRDKDFIQVVRNYKINELLEKVLKENDIISQEILLQREEEKILRCHFASITNEENNIKGGVIVFTDITELRRLEQVRKDFVANVSHELKTPLTSIIGYVDTLLENENINKNTKNKFLKIIKDEADRLGILIQDLLNLSKFEDSNPELNPGNINNLINKTVSILEEKAGKKNISIKTKMAEDSLQVYMIKEQIEQVMINLIDNAIKYTPEDGEIEIKVLEKENKVLVEVIDNGIGIPQKDQQRIFERFYRVDKARSRSMGGTGIGLSIVKHIIKSHDSEINLESESGKGSKFWFYLKKVK from the coding sequence TTGTTGAAATGGAATAATTTTTCTTTAAAAAAACAGTTAATAATTATTTTTGTGATTATTCAAATTTTAATATTGAGTGTAATTTATTTTTATTTCACAGATAGACAATCCGAATTTTATATTGAACAATTAAAAGTCTCTCTAAAAAATGAAGCTAAATTAATTATCTCCAAAGAAATTATTAACATAGATGCTAATAATTTAAATAAAAAAACGAGAAATAGGCTGGATAAATGGAGCAAAAAGTGGGGGAAGGAAATTGATGCTAGAATTACTATGATCAATAAGGATGGAAAAGTAATAGCAGATTCAACTTATAACCCTGAGAAAATGGATAACCATCTAAATCGGCCAGAAATCCAGGAAGTAATAAAGGATAGTGAAAGTGGTTCTGCTATCAGAAGAAGTGATACATTAAAGATAGATATGTTATATATGGCCCTTCCCGTTATTAAAAATGGAGAAATTGTGGCATTTATGAGACTGGCCAAATCTTTAGAAGAAATTAATAATGTTGTAAAAGAAAATTTGAAAAACTATATCATATTTTTTCTAATAGTATTAATTTTTAGTTTAATTTTACTTGGTAGGTTTACCTCTGATTTAATAAAACCTATTCAAAAAATGTCAAAAATAGCGGCAAAAATAGCTGATGGTAATTATGGTGAAAGTATTAATTTGAAATCACATAGCAAAGAAATAGATAAAATGACCCAACAATTTAACTTGATGTCTAAAAAACTAGAAAAAAAAATAAATGAAATTTCTGAAGAAAAAAATAAAGCTGAAGCTATTTTAAGTAGTATGGTTGATGGAGTAATAGCTACAGATGAAAATGGAGAAATTATGCTTATAAATCCGGCAGCTCGTGAAATGCTTTTTATTGATGAAAAACATGTAAGAGACAAAGATTTTATTCAGGTAGTTAGAAATTATAAGATAAATGAATTATTAGAAAAAGTATTAAAAGAGAATGACATTATTAGTCAGGAAATATTGTTGCAAAGGGAAGAAGAAAAAATATTAAGATGTCATTTTGCAAGTATTACAAATGAAGAAAATAATATAAAAGGTGGAGTAATAGTATTTACAGATATAACAGAGTTAAGAAGACTGGAACAGGTAAGAAAAGATTTTGTAGCTAATGTATCTCATGAATTAAAAACTCCTTTAACTTCAATAATTGGATATGTTGACACCCTTTTAGAAAATGAAAATATTAATAAAAATACTAAGAACAAATTTTTAAAGATAATTAAAGATGAAGCAGATCGATTGGGTATTTTAATTCAGGACCTTTTAAATTTATCAAAATTTGAAGATAGCAATCCAGAATTAAATCCTGGAAATATTAATAATTTGATTAATAAAACAGTTTCTATTCTCGAAGAAAAAGCAGGTAAAAAAAATATATCTATAAAGACTAAGATGGCAGAAGATTCACTCCAGGTTTATATGATTAAAGAACAAATTGAACAGGTAATGATTAATTTGATTGATAATGCAATAAAATATACTCCTGAAGATGGTGAAATTGAAATCAAGGTTTTAGAAAAAGAAAATAAAGTATTAGTTGAAGTTATAGATAATGGAATAGGTATTCCTCAAAAAGATCAACAGAGGATTTTTGAAAGATTTTATAGAGTTGATAAAGCTCGCTCAAGATCTATGGGAGGAACCGGAATAGGTTTATCTATTGTTAAACATATTATTAAAAGTCATGATAGTGAAATAAATTTAGAAAGTGAA
- a CDS encoding response regulator transcription factor, protein MFILSKKILVIDDEKNIRELIKFNLEAEDYKVIIAATGKEGLELIDNSFDLIVLDLMLPEVDGLTVCKKIRNNENYSFIPIIMLTAKSEEVDKILGLEIGADDYITKPFSPRELLARIKAIFRRVDEQEQRKKEKNSQKEIIKVGNLELDQDRHEARKNGDPLKLTPKEFELFKYLLFNKNRVLTRDVLLEKIWGYTYSGDTRTVDVHIRRLRKKIGDGYITTVRGVGYKFVEME, encoded by the coding sequence GTGTTTATTTTGTCTAAAAAAATATTAGTGATAGATGATGAAAAAAATATTAGAGAATTAATAAAATTCAATTTAGAAGCTGAAGATTATAAGGTTATAATAGCAGCTACTGGAAAAGAAGGACTGGAATTGATAGATAATTCATTTGATTTAATAGTTTTAGATTTAATGTTGCCAGAAGTTGATGGACTTACAGTATGCAAAAAAATAAGAAATAATGAAAATTATAGTTTTATACCTATCATAATGCTTACAGCAAAAAGTGAAGAAGTTGATAAAATTCTTGGTCTTGAAATAGGTGCTGATGATTATATAACAAAACCATTTAGTCCTCGAGAATTATTGGCTAGAATTAAAGCGATATTTAGAAGAGTTGATGAGCAAGAACAAAGGAAGAAGGAGAAAAATTCTCAAAAAGAAATTATTAAGGTGGGAAATTTGGAATTAGATCAAGATAGACATGAAGCAAGAAAAAATGGAGATCCTTTAAAGTTAACACCTAAAGAATTTGAGCTTTTTAAATATTTATTATTTAATAAAAACCGTGTTTTAACTAGAGATGTATTATTGGAAAAAATATGGGGGTATACTTATTCAGGAGATACTCGAACAGTAGATGTTCATATTAGAAGATTACGAAAAAAAATAGGTGATGGATATATAACTACTGTGAGAGGGGTGGGTTATAAATTTGTTGAAATGGAATAA
- a CDS encoding Na/Pi cotransporter family protein: protein MSPDMIFSLLGGLGLFIYGMKRMSDGLQKVAGKRLKHLIGLLTTNRFAGIGVGALVTAIIQSSSATTVMVVGFVNAGLMSLVQSIGVTMGANIGTTVTAQLIAFKLSNYALHAIAIGAGFYLFSKRDRTKQIGQIILGFGVLFLGLTIMKDTMRPLRDSAYFIDVMETFGQSPILGVLLGTAMTVMLQSSSASIGILISLLSVGVIDYWAAVPILLGDNIGTTITAMLSSIGANKTAKRAAAAHFMFNVVGTSFVVALFYIIPNFADVIHSIVVNVTGLFGKIPSQERLIANTHTLFNVLNTLVWIPFVGLMANIVTRVIPGEDSTIKRGLYYLDERMIETPGVIMEQVNNEVIRMHEITKDMVDEATEGFINKDEELANSVIEKEEIVNEIEEELMEFLTKISHSSLSEEDIQRLDAYFSIIDAIESIADDAYDIADLTKHKIENNVSFSEEAKDTMSGVMNRIRGLMLKSIEIVETENLDLLKEILDGEEELDNLQIKYRDGHMKRLNEGTCSPNAGIVYLEALEDVEHISDQFADIGLTIKEMKKKHRN from the coding sequence TTGTCACCTGATATGATATTTAGTCTTTTAGGTGGTTTAGGTTTATTTATTTATGGAATGAAAAGAATGAGTGATGGTTTGCAAAAGGTTGCTGGTAAAAGATTAAAACATTTAATTGGTTTATTAACAACAAATCGTTTTGCTGGAATAGGTGTTGGGGCATTAGTTACAGCTATTATTCAAAGTAGTAGTGCTACAACTGTTATGGTTGTTGGTTTTGTTAATGCAGGACTTATGAGTTTGGTTCAGTCTATTGGGGTTACAATGGGAGCTAATATTGGTACTACAGTTACTGCCCAGTTAATTGCTTTTAAATTAAGTAATTATGCATTACACGCAATTGCAATTGGGGCTGGCTTTTATTTGTTTAGCAAAAGAGATAGAACTAAACAAATAGGTCAAATAATACTAGGGTTTGGAGTTTTGTTTTTAGGTCTAACGATTATGAAAGACACTATGAGACCTTTAAGAGATTCAGCCTATTTTATTGATGTTATGGAGACATTTGGTCAATCACCTATACTTGGAGTACTACTTGGAACAGCAATGACAGTCATGTTACAGAGTAGTAGTGCCAGTATTGGTATTCTTATTAGTTTACTTTCTGTAGGTGTAATTGATTATTGGGCTGCTGTACCAATTTTGCTTGGAGATAATATTGGTACAACTATTACGGCAATGTTATCAAGTATTGGGGCAAATAAAACTGCAAAAAGAGCAGCAGCAGCACACTTTATGTTCAATGTTGTTGGAACGAGTTTTGTGGTTGCACTCTTTTATATTATTCCTAATTTTGCCGATGTAATACATAGTATAGTTGTAAATGTAACTGGTTTATTTGGAAAAATACCTTCTCAGGAAAGATTAATTGCTAATACTCATACTTTATTTAATGTCTTAAATACATTAGTTTGGATACCATTTGTAGGTTTAATGGCTAATATAGTTACAAGAGTAATTCCAGGAGAAGATTCAACTATTAAAAGAGGATTATATTATCTGGATGAAAGAATGATTGAAACACCAGGAGTTATTATGGAACAGGTAAATAATGAAGTTATTAGAATGCATGAAATAACTAAGGATATGGTTGATGAAGCAACAGAGGGCTTTATAAATAAAGATGAAGAATTAGCAAATTCAGTTATTGAAAAAGAAGAAATAGTAAATGAGATTGAAGAAGAATTAATGGAATTTTTAACAAAGATATCTCATTCATCTTTAAGTGAAGAAGATATTCAAAGATTGGATGCTTATTTTTCTATAATTGATGCTATTGAAAGTATAGCAGATGATGCTTATGATATAGCTGATTTAACCAAACATAAAATAGAAAACAATGTTAGCTTTTCTGAAGAAGCTAAAGATACAATGAGTGGTGTAATGAATAGAATTAGAGGATTGATGTTAAAATCAATTGAAATTGTAGAAACTGAGAATTTAGATTTATTAAAGGAAATTCTTGATGGTGAAGAAGAACTTGATAACTTACAAATTAAGTATAGAGATGGACATATGAAACGACTTAATGAAGGTACCTGTAGTCCCAATGCAGGTATAGTTTATCTAGAAGCACTAGAAGATGTAGAACATATTAGTGATCAATTTGCAGATATTGGACTTACAATAAAAGAGATGAAAAAGAAACATAGAAATTAA
- a CDS encoding Veg family protein, with product MPKNVLEEIKKEVKSFVGQEVLVKANRGRRKDMKKEGVLEKTHSNVFVVKIDDHDQTRRLSFSYADLLTDNVEIKTKKDEVEIGMN from the coding sequence ATGCCTAAAAATGTTCTTGAAGAAATAAAAAAAGAGGTTAAGTCATTTGTTGGGCAGGAAGTCCTTGTTAAAGCTAATCGAGGTAGGCGTAAAGATATGAAAAAAGAAGGTGTTTTGGAAAAAACTCATTCTAATGTTTTTGTTGTAAAAATTGATGACCATGATCAAACAAGAAGATTATCTTTTAGTTATGCAGATTTACTTACTGATAATGTAGAAATAAAAACTAAAAAAGATGAAGTAGAAATTGGTATGAATTAA
- a CDS encoding ribonuclease H-like YkuK family protein has protein sequence MKFTSPTAGSLSFEKMYKTIMSFIREKPGYEYNLIVGTDSQPGINEAIFVTAIVIYRVGNGGRYFYHKNKTELKVGMKQRIFYEVSHSLQTASKLTARIAEEEKLDNDLNVQIHVDVGNKGPTNTIIKEVVGMVVGSGYEAMIKPDSYAASSVADKHTK, from the coding sequence ATGAAATTTACCAGTCCTACTGCAGGTTCACTTAGCTTTGAAAAAATGTATAAAACAATAATGAGTTTTATCAGAGAAAAACCAGGCTATGAGTATAATTTAATTGTTGGTACTGATTCTCAACCTGGAATTAATGAAGCTATTTTTGTAACAGCTATTGTAATATACAGAGTCGGAAATGGTGGTAGATATTTTTATCATAAAAACAAAACAGAACTCAAAGTAGGGATGAAACAAAGAATTTTTTATGAAGTTTCTCATAGTTTACAAACAGCCAGTAAATTAACTGCCAGAATTGCAGAAGAGGAAAAACTAGATAATGATTTAAATGTACAGATACATGTTGATGTTGGAAATAAAGGGCCAACAAATACAATCATAAAAGAAGTAGTTGGAATGGTTGTAGGTAGTGGTTATGAAGCTATGATAAAACCTGATTCATATGCTGCTTCTTCAGTTGCGGATAAACATACAAAATAA
- the rsmA gene encoding 16S rRNA (adenine(1518)-N(6)/adenine(1519)-N(6))-dimethyltransferase RsmA codes for MENSIATPKMTKKILKKYNIRLNKRLGQNFLIDTNIIDIIINTAEIKGDELILEIGPGIGSLTEYLLKSINNGKVIAVEKDNRFIKILKNQFKNDFKKQKLELINDDVLNLNWNDTLKEYDQKVKVLANLPYYITTPVIMGLLESNYKFDSLIFMVQKEVAERMVAEPGTKAFGSLSVAVQYHSKAEIVHQVPSSVFLPSPEVESAIIKLEQYKNNPYNPLDEEFFFSIVKAIFQQRRKNIKNGLSKAAEINLPKEIVLKSLKEVGVDKRKRGEKLAIEKMVELSNSLKENLKNH; via the coding sequence ATGGAAAATTCTATAGCTACACCAAAAATGACTAAAAAAATTTTGAAAAAATATAATATTCGTTTAAATAAAAGATTAGGTCAAAATTTCTTAATAGATACAAATATAATTGATATAATAATTAATACTGCTGAAATTAAAGGTGATGAATTAATACTGGAAATAGGCCCGGGTATTGGTTCTTTAACAGAATACTTATTAAAATCAATAAATAATGGAAAAGTAATTGCAGTGGAAAAAGATAATAGATTTATAAAGATTTTAAAAAATCAATTTAAAAATGATTTTAAAAAGCAAAAATTAGAATTAATAAATGATGATGTACTAAATCTTAATTGGAATGATACCCTAAAAGAATATGATCAAAAAGTAAAAGTATTAGCAAATTTACCCTATTATATAACAACACCAGTTATAATGGGATTATTGGAATCTAATTATAAATTTGATTCTTTAATCTTTATGGTACAAAAAGAAGTTGCTGAAAGAATGGTTGCAGAACCTGGGACCAAGGCATTTGGTTCTTTGAGTGTTGCAGTTCAATATCATAGTAAAGCTGAAATTGTTCATCAAGTTCCTTCTTCTGTATTTTTACCCAGTCCTGAGGTAGAATCTGCAATAATTAAACTGGAACAATATAAGAATAATCCCTATAACCCTCTTGATGAAGAATTTTTCTTTTCAATAGTTAAAGCTATATTCCAGCAAAGAAGAAAAAATATTAAAAATGGGCTTTCCAAAGCAGCTGAAATTAATTTACCCAAAGAAATAGTTCTTAAATCACTTAAAGAAGTTGGGGTAGATAAAAGAAAAAGAGGCGAAAAATTAGCTATTGAAAAAATGGTTGAACTCAGTAATTCCTTAAAGGAAAATTTAAAAAATCATTAA
- the fsa gene encoding fructose-6-phosphate aldolase, whose product MKFFIDTANLDEIKEINKWGILSGVTTNPSLIAKEGDVDFKDVISQITEIVPGPISAEVISTDAEGMIDEARDLAEIAENIVVKIPMTPEGMKAVSTLSKEGIKTNVTLVFSANQALIAAKAGATYVSPFIGRLDDIGQDGMQVVRDISDIFSTYDLETEIIAASIRHPRHVLLSAKAGSDIATIPYDVLKKMIGHPKTDEGIEKFLADWESRN is encoded by the coding sequence ATGAAATTTTTTATTGATACAGCTAATTTGGATGAAATAAAAGAAATTAACAAATGGGGAATTTTGTCTGGGGTAACTACTAATCCAAGTTTAATTGCTAAAGAAGGAGATGTAGATTTTAAAGATGTAATTTCACAGATTACTGAAATAGTACCTGGCCCAATAAGTGCTGAAGTAATTAGTACTGATGCAGAAGGTATGATAGATGAAGCTAGAGATTTAGCTGAGATAGCAGAAAATATAGTTGTTAAAATTCCAATGACTCCTGAAGGAATGAAAGCTGTTTCTACACTTTCTAAAGAAGGAATTAAAACTAATGTAACTCTTGTTTTTTCTGCCAATCAGGCTTTGATTGCAGCAAAAGCTGGAGCTACTTATGTTAGTCCATTTATAGGTCGTTTAGATGATATAGGTCAGGATGGAATGCAGGTTGTTAGAGATATTTCTGATATCTTTTCCACATATGATTTAGAAACAGAAATTATTGCAGCAAGTATTCGCCATCCACGCCATGTTTTATTATCTGCAAAAGCAGGTTCTGACATTGCAACTATTCCTTATGATGTTCTGAAAAAAATGATAGGTCATCCAAAAACGGATGAAGGTATAGAAAAGTTTTTAGCTGACTGGGAATCAAGAAATTAA